DNA sequence from the Sinomonas terrae genome:
GCCTCGGCCGAGAGCGCCTGCATGCGTTCCATGACGGGGCCGCGGACGTCCTCGGGCCCCAGGCCTTCTCCGCGGTAGAAGGAGAAGATCCGGATGTAGTGGGTGTCGAGCACGTTCGCCGCGTTGATCGCCCGGCGCAGGCGTTCGACCTCGTGGGAGACGGGCAGGCTCACGTCGACCTTGCCGATGGGCGACGCCACGGCCGAGACGCCCATCCCCTCCTCTCGCAGGATGCCCGCGAGGCGGAGGAGTTCGGCCTCCTCCATCTCCACGATGTTGGTCTCCCACGCGCTGCGGACCTCGATGTGGCTTGCTCCGAGGGCCTGCAGGACGGCGGCCTGCACGAGAGGGTCGGGGCTGATCTCGTCGCCGAACCCGGAGAGGGTCCAGCCTGGCTGAGTGACGGTCACGTCGTTCCTTCCTTGTGGCACGGTCATGTGCGGGGCTACTTGACGCTGCCGGCGGTGAGTCCGCCGACGAGGAATCGTTGGAAGATGAGGTAGAGGATGACGACGGGGGCCGCGCAGACGAGCGAGGCAGCCATCATCTGGCCGTACAGCGGAACGGCGCCGCCCTCGGAGGAGGCCCCGAAGATCTGCAGGACGACGGCGACGGTCTGGGTGCTCGGGCGGGTGAGGACCGACGCGAACATGACGTCGTTCCAGCCCAGCAGGAACGAGAACACGCCGGAGACGACGAGGCCGGGCCAGCTGAGCGGGAAGATGATCCGGAACAGCACCCCGACGGAGCTCGCCCCGTCGATCCGGGCCGCCTCCTCGAGCTCTTTGGGAAGGCCGCGCAGGTACGTCACCATGACCCAGATCGAGAAGGGCAGGGCGAACGTGAGGTAGGCGAGGAACAGTCCCCACCATGTGCCGATCACGGTGATGCCCAGATAGTTCCCGGCCGACGCGAAGACCACGAACACCGGGAGGAGCAGGAGGCCGCCCGGGACGCTCTGCAGCCCGATCAGGCCCCGGAGGATCGTGAGGCGCCCGCGGAACTCGAACCGGACCAGGACGTAGGCGGTGATGATGGCGATGAGCGAGGAGACGATCGCGACGAGGCCGGCGATCATGACGCTGTTGGCCAGCCCTCGCCCGAGCGGCAGGGTGCTCCAGATCTTTGCGTAGTTGGCGAGCGTGAACTGGGTGGGGAAGAAGGCGCCGCGCGCTACTTCGACGTCCGAGTTCATGGACGCGCACACGATGTACAGCAGCGGTACGGCGACGGCGGCGCAGAGGACGACGAGGCCCCCCACCAGGAACGGTGTGGGCAGGAGCCTCATGACCTCCGCCGACTGGGTCATCCTCCGGCCCGCGGCCCTGCGCGGCAGGGAGCTGCTGCTGGCGGTCTCGACTGACTCTTCGAGGGCAGTCATCGCTTTCCTCCTTTCTCGGTTCCGGTGTCCAGGCGGACGGCTCGGAGGTAGAAGAACAGGGGCAACGCGATGAGCACGAGAGAGAGCAGCGCCATGGCCGCGCCCATCCCGAAGCGCAGGCTCGTGAAGCTCATGCTGTACACGAGGGTCGGGAGGAGCTGGACGTCGGTCGGTGCCGGGACTCCGAAGAGCAGGAACGCGAGCGTGAAGTTGTTCAGGTGATGCAGCGTCGCGATGAGGAAGGCCAGGGCGACCGGGCCCTTGAGGTAGGGGAAGATCACGTAGCGCAGCTTGGTCCACCACAACGCCCCGTCGATGGCGGCAGCCTCGTGGACCTCTTGGTCAACGGACTGCAGCCCCGCAAGCGCCATGAGGTAGATGAACGGCCACGCCGCCCAAACCTCCACGGCGATCAGCACCCAATAGCTGGCCGGCCCGTAGAGCCATTGCGGCGGGGCGATCCCCAGTCCCGAGAGGAACTTGTTCACGATCCCGTCGGGCTGGAGCATGGTGCGCCAGAACGTCCCCACCACGAAGGAGGGCAGGACGTATGGGACGAGGAACAGGGACCGGACCAGCGACCTTCCGCCGAACCGGTTCTGCGTCGCCAGCGCCGCGTACACGCCGATCGGCACCGTGATGAGCGTGGCGATGACCGAGAAGGAGACGCTGTTGAAGAACGCGTGGACCAGGTCGGTCCCGGTGAACGCCTCGACGAAGTTCTTGAGGCCGATGAAGGGGGCGCTGACCCACTTGCGGATCGTGTACTGGTCGAGCTGGAGCATCGAGATGTAGACGCCCAGGGCGAGGGGGACGGCGATGATCAGGCCGATCAGCAGCGCACCCGGGGTGAGCAGCCACAGGGGGCGGTTGCGCTCGCTCACCGTGCGCCGCCGGCCGG
Encoded proteins:
- a CDS encoding carbohydrate ABC transporter permease; the protein is MTQSAEVMRLLPTPFLVGGLVVLCAAVAVPLLYIVCASMNSDVEVARGAFFPTQFTLANYAKIWSTLPLGRGLANSVMIAGLVAIVSSLIAIITAYVLVRFEFRGRLTILRGLIGLQSVPGGLLLLPVFVVFASAGNYLGITVIGTWWGLFLAYLTFALPFSIWVMVTYLRGLPKELEEAARIDGASSVGVLFRIIFPLSWPGLVVSGVFSFLLGWNDVMFASVLTRPSTQTVAVVLQIFGASSEGGAVPLYGQMMAASLVCAAPVVILYLIFQRFLVGGLTAGSVK
- a CDS encoding carbohydrate ABC transporter permease; translated protein: MSITVRKNAPQGRNAAPSSGGTTPAGRRRTVSERNRPLWLLTPGALLIGLIIAVPLALGVYISMLQLDQYTIRKWVSAPFIGLKNFVEAFTGTDLVHAFFNSVSFSVIATLITVPIGVYAALATQNRFGGRSLVRSLFLVPYVLPSFVVGTFWRTMLQPDGIVNKFLSGLGIAPPQWLYGPASYWVLIAVEVWAAWPFIYLMALAGLQSVDQEVHEAAAIDGALWWTKLRYVIFPYLKGPVALAFLIATLHHLNNFTLAFLLFGVPAPTDVQLLPTLVYSMSFTSLRFGMGAAMALLSLVLIALPLFFYLRAVRLDTGTEKGGKR